Genomic window (Pseudomonas xantholysinigenes):
GCGCAAGATTACCTTGCAGCGCAAGACCACCAGCACGCTGCGTGTCGCCGGTAGCAAGAGCATCAGCGTAGAAGTACGCAAGAAGAAAGTATTCGTGCAGCGCAGCCCGGAAGAGATCCAGGCCGAGCAGAAGCGCGAGCAGGAAGAGCGTCGTGCGGCTGAAAACGCCGCGCGCGAAAAAGTCGAGGCCGAAGTTCGCCAGCGCAACGAGGAGCAGGCTCGCCGTCAGGCTGCCGAGGCCCCGGCCGCGGCGCCTGCGCCGAAGGCTGAGCCTGCCCCTGTCGCTGCCCCGGTAGTGGCTGACGCGCCGGTCTCCGAAGACGCCGCCGCACGTGCTGCCGAGCGCAAGAAAGACGAGACCCGTCGCAATGAAAGCCGTACCCGTGATGACGATCGTCGCGGTGGTGGCCCGGCGGCTGCCGGCCGTGGCGATGCGCCGCGCATGTCGGTCAAGGTCAAGGTCAAGGAGAAGGAAAAGGCTCCGACTCCACGTGCCGCGCCGCGTACCACCGACGAAGAGAGCGATAGCTTCCGTCGTGGCCGTGGTGGCAAGGGCAAGGGCAAGAAGCGCAATGCGCACGGCTTCCAGAGCCCGACCGGTCCGGTCATTCGTGACGTGACCATTGGCGAGACCATCACCGTCTCGGAACTGGCGCAACAGATGTCGGTCAAGGCCGCTGAAGTCGTCAAGTTCATGTTCAAGCTGGGTACCCCGGTCACCATCAACCAGGTGCTCGACCAGGAAACCGCGCAGCTGGTCGCCGAAGAGCTGGGCCACAAGGTCACCCTGGTCAGCGACACTGCCCTGGAAGACTCCCTGGCCGAATCGCTGAAGTTCGAAGGTGAAACCACCTCGCGTGCTCCGGTCGTGACCGTCATGGGCCACGTCGACCACGGTAAGACCTCGCTGCTCGACTACATCCGTCGCGCCAAGGTTGCCGCTGGCGAAGCCGGTGGTATCACCCAGCACATCGGTGCCTACCACGTCGAAACCGACCGTGGCATGGTCACCTTCCTCGACACCCCGGGCCACGCTGCGTTCACCCAGATGCGTGCCCGTGGTGCCAAGGCCACCGACATCGTCATCCTGGTGGTGGCGGCGGACGACGGCGTGATGCCGCAGACCCGCGAAGCCGTGCAGCACGCGAAAGCTGCTGGCGTGCCGCTGGTCGTGGCCGTGAACAAGATCGACAAGCCAGGTGCGGACCTCGATCGCATCCGTAACGAGCTGTCCGTCGAAGGCGTTACCTCCGAGGAATGGGGTGGTGACACGCCGTTCGTCAAGGTGTCGGCGAAGATGGGTACCGGCGTCGACGAACTGCTCGAAGCTGTCCTGCTGCAGGCCGAGATCCTCGAACTCAAGGCCACCCCGACCGCACCTGGTCGTGGTGTCGTGGTCGAGTCGCGCCTGGACAAGGGCCGCGGCCCGGTCGCCACCATCCTGGTTCAGGACGGTACCCTGCGTCAGGGCGACATGGTCCTGGTTGGCTCCAACTATGGCCGCGTGCGCGCCATGCTCGACGAGAACGGCAAGCCTGTGAAGGAAGCCGGCCCGTCGATCCCGGTCGAGATCCTCGGCTTGGACGGCACGCCGGACGCTGGTGAAGAGATGTCGGTGGTTGCCGACGAGAAGAAAGCGCGTGAAGTTGCGCTGTTCCGTCAAGGCAAGTTCCGTGAGGTCAAGCTGGCCCGTGCTCACGCCGGCAAGCTGGAAAACATCTTTGAGACCATGGGTCAGGAAGAGAAGAAGACCCTCAACATCGTCCTCAAGACCGACGTGCGCGGTTCGCTCGAGGCGCTGCAAGGTTCGCTCGGCGGCTTGGGCAACGACGAAGTTCAGGTA
Coding sequences:
- the infB gene encoding translation initiation factor IF-2, coding for MTQVTVKELAQEVEAPVERLLQQMREAGLPHTDAGQVVTDNEKQTLLTHLKSSHKSKAEEPRKITLQRKTTSTLRVAGSKSISVEVRKKKVFVQRSPEEIQAEQKREQEERRAAENAAREKVEAEVRQRNEEQARRQAAEAPAAAPAPKAEPAPVAAPVVADAPVSEDAAARAAERKKDETRRNESRTRDDDRRGGGPAAAGRGDAPRMSVKVKVKEKEKAPTPRAAPRTTDEESDSFRRGRGGKGKGKKRNAHGFQSPTGPVIRDVTIGETITVSELAQQMSVKAAEVVKFMFKLGTPVTINQVLDQETAQLVAEELGHKVTLVSDTALEDSLAESLKFEGETTSRAPVVTVMGHVDHGKTSLLDYIRRAKVAAGEAGGITQHIGAYHVETDRGMVTFLDTPGHAAFTQMRARGAKATDIVILVVAADDGVMPQTREAVQHAKAAGVPLVVAVNKIDKPGADLDRIRNELSVEGVTSEEWGGDTPFVKVSAKMGTGVDELLEAVLLQAEILELKATPTAPGRGVVVESRLDKGRGPVATILVQDGTLRQGDMVLVGSNYGRVRAMLDENGKPVKEAGPSIPVEILGLDGTPDAGEEMSVVADEKKAREVALFRQGKFREVKLARAHAGKLENIFETMGQEEKKTLNIVLKTDVRGSLEALQGSLGGLGNDEVQVRVIGGGVGGITESDANLALASNAVLFGFNVRADAGARKIVEQEGLDMRYYNVIYDIIEDVKKALTGMLGSDVRENILGVAEVRDVFRSPKFGAIAGCMVIEGTVYRNRPIRVLRDDVVIFEGELESLRRFKDDASEVRNGMECGIGVKSYNDVKVGDKIEVFEKVQVARTL